The proteins below are encoded in one region of Nitrosomonas ureae:
- a CDS encoding beta strand repeat-containing protein, translated as MAIPIMNVSILNGSNGFRLDGVAKDNVSGNSVSNAGDINGDGFDDVIIGARFDGSNNTYFGSSYVVFGQAAGFDRMLDLSSLDGSNGFRLDAPYIGLYYFSGSDAGDINGDGFDDVIIGAQGADMYRTPTFDGASYVVFGRSSGFSADINLSSLDGSNGFRLDGIESQNVSVSSAGDVNGDGFDDVIVGVSGAEPSGFQSGSSYVVFGKASGFDSTMSLSSLNGDDGFRLDGVASRDNSGTSVSSAGDVNGDGFADVIIGATGVDSNADFSGSSYVVFGRASGFSAAMELSSLDGNNGFRLDGLSENDFLGKSVSNAGDINGDGFADLIIGASGANTNASGSSYVVFGRAAGFAAAMDVSNLDGSNGFRLDGGSAVSNAGDVNGDDLDDLIVGAISGDPDGDFSGSSYVIFGKTSGFAATLNLSSLDGNDGFRLDGVAAYDQLGISVSSAGDVNSDGFDDLVIGARLADPNGDRSGSSYVIFGGDFITGEAVYRGTAGDDNLVGTILAERFEAGDGNDRMDGRGGADIFHGDGGDDTIAVADLDFQQVEGGIGTDTLELTGKGINLDLANFHDTIDGIETIDLTGSGDNTLTLTLPDLLSLSDTTNTFTVNGNAGDHVVGLLDGWTDAGFEGNYRIFANSGTTLQVDRAVHTEVSIPTTGVINLTDLDGNNGFRLDGAASGDLSGRSVSNAGDVNGDGFDDVIIGAPNTYQVGSRTDLNSSYVVFGKASGFDAELNLSSLDGNNGFRLSGVTADDLSGWSVSSAGDINGDGIDDVIIGATRGDSNGTFSGSSYVVFGKASGFAADMDLSNLDGNNGFRLDGVVAFDSSGTSVSNAGDVNGDGFDDVIVSAPYADPNGEISGSSYVVFGRASGFTATLNLANLDGSNGFRLNGEAAYDFFGWSVSNAGDVNGDGFADLIAGASGADPNGNYSGSGYVVFGKSAGFDAMLNLSNLDGNNGFRLDGATEGESAGASVSGAGDVNGDGFDDVIVGARYADPNGDGSGSSYVIFGKSAGFDTELNLSSLDGNNGFRLDGAMEDDRAGYSVSGAGDVNGDGFDDLLVGAPFADPNGYSSGSTYVVFGKASGFTATLNLANLNLNDSNGIRLDGATMDDRTGASVSGAGDVNGDGFDDLIVGAPRADPNGNDSGSSYVIFGRSSFVHNVDFPGTPGDDIFTGTKAAESFEGGDGNDRMIGRGGADSFDSGAGNDYIRILGDDFQFVDGGLGTDILGLAGSGYNLDLSSVIDNIHGIETISLYGVGDNMLTLTAQDVIDLSQETDTLKIKGNAGDSVVGLSSGWTDGGVHSNFHTFTQGEAVLLIGVDVTTDFPII; from the coding sequence ATGGCAATACCAATAATGAACGTGTCTATACTTAATGGTAGCAATGGTTTTCGTCTGGATGGTGTGGCGAAGGATAATGTTTCAGGTAATTCAGTCAGCAATGCTGGAGACATCAATGGAGATGGTTTTGATGATGTGATTATTGGTGCCCGTTTTGACGGTTCGAATAATACTTACTTCGGCTCAAGTTATGTGGTATTTGGTCAGGCGGCCGGATTTGATAGGATGCTGGATCTGTCCAGTCTCGATGGCAGTAATGGATTCCGCTTAGATGCTCCATACATTGGTCTGTACTATTTTTCAGGCAGCGATGCAGGTGACATCAATGGCGATGGATTTGATGATGTCATTATTGGTGCCCAGGGTGCTGATATGTATAGAACTCCGACATTTGATGGTGCAAGCTACGTTGTGTTTGGGCGGTCTTCCGGTTTTTCAGCGGACATCAATTTATCCAGTCTTGATGGCAGTAATGGGTTTCGCCTGGATGGAATTGAAAGTCAAAACGTTTCAGTCAGCAGTGCTGGAGATGTCAATGGCGATGGATTCGACGATGTGATTGTCGGTGTTTCAGGTGCCGAACCGAGCGGTTTTCAGTCCGGCTCCAGCTATGTGGTGTTTGGTAAAGCTTCGGGTTTTGATTCGACGATGAGTCTATCCAGTCTTAATGGCGACGATGGTTTTCGTCTTGATGGCGTGGCAAGTCGCGATAATTCGGGTACCTCAGTCAGCAGTGCGGGGGACGTTAACGGCGATGGTTTTGCTGACGTGATTATCGGTGCTACTGGGGTCGATTCGAACGCTGATTTTTCCGGATCCAGCTACGTGGTGTTTGGACGTGCCTCCGGTTTTTCTGCTGCCATGGAATTATCCAGCCTTGATGGTAACAACGGTTTTCGTCTGGATGGCTTGTCAGAGAATGACTTTTTGGGTAAGTCAGTGAGCAACGCGGGAGATATTAACGGCGATGGTTTTGCTGATTTGATTATTGGTGCTTCTGGTGCTAATACTAACGCTTCTGGTTCCAGTTACGTAGTGTTTGGTCGGGCAGCCGGTTTTGCTGCTGCAATGGATGTGTCCAATCTTGATGGTAGCAATGGTTTCCGCCTAGATGGTGGTAGCGCGGTTAGCAATGCTGGTGACGTCAATGGCGATGATTTAGATGATTTGATTGTTGGGGCTATCAGTGGTGATCCAGACGGCGATTTCTCTGGTTCCAGTTACGTGATATTTGGCAAGACATCGGGTTTTGCCGCCACGCTGAACTTATCCAGTCTCGACGGCAATGACGGTTTTCGTTTGGACGGTGTGGCAGCATATGACCAGTTAGGCATATCTGTCAGTAGTGCAGGAGATGTCAATAGTGATGGTTTTGATGATTTAGTTATTGGTGCTCGTCTCGCTGATCCGAATGGCGACAGATCCGGCTCCAGCTATGTAATATTTGGTGGCGACTTTATTACCGGTGAGGCGGTATATCGAGGTACTGCGGGGGATGATAATCTGGTGGGTACTATCTTGGCAGAACGTTTTGAGGCGGGTGACGGCAACGACCGCATGGACGGCCGCGGCGGCGCAGACATATTCCATGGCGATGGCGGTGACGATACCATTGCGGTCGCTGATCTTGACTTTCAACAGGTAGAGGGCGGGATTGGCACCGATACGCTGGAGTTGACGGGTAAGGGCATCAATCTGGATCTGGCGAACTTCCACGATACCATCGATGGTATCGAAACGATTGATCTGACCGGCAGTGGCGACAATACATTGACACTTACGTTGCCAGACTTACTCAGTCTTTCGGATACAACCAATACTTTTACCGTGAATGGTAATGCGGGAGACCATGTTGTTGGCCTCTTAGACGGCTGGACGGATGCTGGGTTCGAGGGTAATTATCGTATTTTTGCCAATAGCGGGACGACGCTGCAGGTAGATAGGGCTGTGCACACAGAAGTATCGATACCAACAACAGGTGTGATTAATTTAACTGATCTTGATGGCAACAACGGTTTTCGCCTGGATGGAGCGGCGTCAGGTGATTTGTCGGGCAGGTCAGTCAGTAATGCCGGGGATGTGAACGGCGATGGTTTTGATGATGTGATTATCGGTGCTCCCAATACTTACCAGGTTGGTTCGCGCACTGATCTCAACTCCAGTTATGTGGTGTTTGGTAAGGCTAGCGGTTTTGATGCTGAACTGAATTTATCCAGTCTCGATGGCAACAATGGCTTCCGTCTGAGTGGAGTGACGGCGGATGATTTGTCAGGCTGGTCAGTCAGTAGCGCAGGGGATATCAATGGCGATGGCATTGATGACGTGATTATCGGTGCCACTAGAGGTGATTCGAATGGTACTTTTTCCGGCTCTAGTTACGTAGTGTTTGGCAAAGCTTCGGGTTTTGCTGCTGACATGGATTTATCCAACCTTGATGGCAATAACGGTTTTCGTCTGGATGGCGTGGTAGCGTTTGATTCTTCTGGTACTTCGGTCAGCAATGCAGGGGATGTGAACGGCGACGGTTTTGATGATGTGATTGTAAGCGCCCCTTATGCTGACCCGAACGGTGAAATTTCCGGCTCAAGTTACGTAGTGTTTGGCAGAGCTTCCGGTTTTACTGCTACGCTGAATTTAGCCAATCTCGATGGCAGCAACGGTTTCCGTTTGAATGGGGAGGCGGCATATGATTTCTTCGGCTGGTCGGTCAGTAATGCCGGGGACGTCAACGGGGATGGCTTTGCTGATTTGATTGCCGGTGCTTCCGGGGCCGATCCGAATGGCAATTACTCGGGGTCCGGTTACGTGGTATTTGGTAAATCTGCCGGTTTTGATGCCATGTTGAATCTATCCAATCTGGATGGTAACAATGGTTTTCGTCTGGATGGAGCGACAGAGGGTGAAAGTGCGGGTGCATCGGTCAGCGGTGCGGGGGATGTCAATGGAGACGGTTTTGATGATGTGATTGTTGGTGCCCGTTATGCTGACCCGAATGGCGACGGATCCGGTTCCAGTTACGTAATATTTGGCAAGTCTGCTGGTTTTGATACTGAGCTGAATCTATCCAGTCTGGATGGTAACAATGGTTTTCGTTTGGATGGAGCGATGGAGGATGATAGAGCGGGCTATTCGGTTAGCGGCGCGGGGGATGTCAACGGTGATGGGTTTGATGATTTGCTTGTTGGTGCTCCTTTTGCTGATCCGAATGGTTATAGTTCCGGTTCAACTTACGTAGTGTTTGGCAAAGCTTCCGGTTTTACTGCTACGCTGAATTTAGCCAATCTTAATCTCAATGACAGCAACGGTATTCGTCTGGATGGAGCGACGATGGATGATAGAACGGGTGCATCGGTCAGCGGTGCGGGGGATGTCAATGGCGATGGATTTGATGATTTGATTGTTGGAGCTCCAAGAGCTGATCCGAATGGTAATGATTCCGGCTCCAGCTATGTAATCTTTGGTCGCAGCAGTTTTGTTCATAACGTGGATTTTCCTGGCACGCCCGGAGACGATATTTTTACTGGCACCAAAGCGGCGGAGAGCTTTGAGGGTGGTGATGGTAACGACCGCATGATCGGTCGCGGCGGTGCGGATTCGTTTGATAGCGGAGCGGGTAATGATTACATCCGCATCTTGGGCGATGATTTTCAATTTGTTGATGGTGGGTTGGGTACTGATATCCTGGGATTGGCCGGCAGCGGATACAATCTCGATCTGTCCAGCGTGATCGATAACATTCATGGAATTGAAACCATTAGTTTATATGGAGTCGGAGATAACATGCTGACCTTGACGGCGCAGGATGTTATCGATCTGTCGCAAGAGACGGATACTTTGAAGATCAAAGGTAACGCAGGAGATAGCGTGGTTGGGTTGAGCAGCGGTTGGACCGATGGCGGCGTTCACAGTAACTTCCATACCTTTACACAAGGGGAAGCAGTGCTGCTGATCGGGGTGGATGTGACGACGGATTTCCCGATAATCTAA
- a CDS encoding integrin alpha, with amino-acid sequence MAIIKFFLDDLDGSNGFRIDEVAQDYRFGNSVSNAGDMNGDGFDDFIIGAFGGPRGEPYSGYDYISGSSYVVFGKASGFDATVDLSDLDGSNGFRLDKRGLYDFFGVSVSTAGDVNGDGFDDVIVGGLESVSNRVGFGSSYVVYGKASGFDATVDLSDLDGSDGFRLDGEEKIGRLNTSVSNAGDVNGDGFDDVIVSGGYYADSNELNSGSSYIVFGKASGIDATVDLSDLDGNDGFRLDGEERYDRAGSAVSTAGDVNGDGFDDVIVGAFGADSNGSNSGSSYVVFGKASGFDAAMNLSALDGSNGFRLDGEVGSRSGSSVSPAGDVNGDGFDDLIIGVPYAAPNGYNSGSSYVVFGKSSDFDATMRLSDLDGSNGFRLDGEMSHERLGRDVSAAGDVNGDGFDDVIIAVSGSSSTYLVFGQATGFDGSVNLMTLMRKSSAYFGTVSSVSGAGDVNGDGFDDLMIGVPGGLAVDQYGYFRDTPSITYVVFGSSDFGGDQVDFPGTPGDDIFTGTKAAESFEGGDGNDRMIGRGGADSFDSGAGNDYIRILGDDFQFVDGGLGTDILGLAGSGYNLDLSNVIDNIHGIETIALYGVGDNMVTLTAQDVIDLSQETNTLKIKGNAGDRVVGLSSGWTDGGVHGNFHTYTQGEAVLLIGVDVTTDFPIA; translated from the coding sequence ATGGCGATAATTAAATTTTTCTTAGATGATCTTGATGGTAGCAATGGTTTTCGCATAGATGAAGTGGCGCAGGATTATCGATTTGGCAATTCAGTTAGCAATGCGGGAGATATGAATGGTGATGGTTTCGACGATTTTATTATTGGTGCATTCGGGGGGCCACGAGGTGAACCATATTCCGGTTATGACTACATTTCTGGTTCCAGTTATGTAGTATTTGGCAAGGCATCGGGCTTTGATGCGACGGTGGATCTATCCGATCTTGACGGCAGTAATGGTTTCCGTTTGGATAAAAGAGGACTATATGATTTTTTTGGTGTTTCGGTCAGCACCGCTGGGGATGTCAATGGCGATGGCTTTGATGATGTGATTGTAGGCGGTCTTGAATCTGTGAGTAATCGCGTCGGTTTCGGTTCCAGCTATGTGGTATATGGCAAGGCATCGGGTTTTGATGCGACGGTGGATCTGTCTGATCTTGACGGTAGTGATGGTTTTCGTCTGGATGGGGAAGAGAAAATTGGCAGATTAAATACTTCCGTTAGCAATGCTGGAGATGTCAACGGCGATGGATTTGATGATGTGATTGTCAGTGGTGGTTATTATGCCGACTCGAATGAGCTAAACTCCGGCTCCAGCTATATAGTATTTGGTAAGGCATCGGGCATTGATGCGACTGTGGATTTGTCCGATCTTGACGGCAATGATGGTTTTCGTCTGGATGGGGAAGAGAGGTATGATAGAGCAGGTAGCGCTGTTAGCACTGCTGGGGATGTCAACGGAGATGGTTTTGATGATGTAATTGTCGGTGCTTTTGGTGCCGATTCGAATGGTAGTAATTCCGGTTCCAGCTACGTGGTATTTGGCAAGGCATCCGGATTTGATGCGGCGATGAATCTGTCTGCTCTTGATGGCAGTAATGGTTTTCGTTTGGATGGCGAAGTAGGTAGTCGGTCAGGTTCTTCAGTCAGCCCTGCTGGGGATGTCAACGGGGATGGATTCGATGATTTGATTATTGGAGTTCCTTATGCTGCGCCAAATGGTTACAATTCTGGCTCGAGCTATGTGGTGTTTGGCAAATCGTCGGATTTTGATGCGACGATGCGTTTATCCGATTTGGATGGCAGCAACGGTTTTCGTCTGGATGGAGAAATGAGCCATGAAAGGTTAGGCCGTGATGTTAGTGCTGCTGGGGATGTCAATGGGGATGGTTTTGATGATGTAATTATCGCTGTTTCTGGTTCAAGTTCGACTTACTTAGTGTTTGGTCAAGCCACGGGATTTGATGGATCGGTCAATTTAATGACTTTGATGAGGAAGAGTTCTGCATATTTTGGTACTGTTTCTTCAGTAAGTGGCGCGGGAGATGTGAATGGTGACGGTTTTGATGATTTAATGATTGGAGTTCCTGGAGGCTTAGCGGTTGATCAATATGGTTATTTCAGAGATACGCCCAGCATTACATACGTAGTATTTGGTAGCAGCGATTTCGGCGGTGATCAAGTGGATTTTCCCGGTACACCGGGCGATGATATTTTCACCGGCACCAAAGCGGCGGAGAGCTTTGAGGGTGGTGATGGCAACGACCGCATGATCGGCCGCGGCGGTGCGGATTCGTTTGATAGCGGAGCGGGTAATGATTACATCCGCATCTTGGGTGATGATTTTCAATTTGTCGATGGTGGGTTGGGTACTGATATCCTGGGATTGGCTGGTAGCGGTTATAATTTGGATCTGTCCAATGTGATCGATAACATTCATGGCATCGAAACTATCGCTTTATATGGTGTCGGAGACAATATGGTGACCTTGACGGCGCAGGATGTTATTGATCTGTCGCAAGAGACGAATACCTTGAAGATCAAAGGCAATGCCGGAGATCGCGTGGTTGGACTGAGCAGCGGTTGGACCGATGGCGGTGTTCACGGTAATTTCCACACCTATACACAAGGGGAAGCGGTGCTGTTGATCGGGGTGGATGTGACGACGGATTTCCCGATAGCTTAA